Genomic window (Candidatus Eremiobacterota bacterium):
CTCCAGCGCGGCAAGGTATGCGTCGAGCCGTTCGCGGCTCTCGAAGCGGTAGGTGCTGCGTCCGAGATACGGATCGCCCTCACCACCCAAGATGTGGTGGAACAGAATGCCTTCCTGCAGCGGCGCGAGCGGGTAGATATCTTGCACGTTGGCGGCGCCGCCCGGCACCGCCGCGACGACGGCGGCGATCTCAGACGCGCTGAGCTGCACGAGCGGCAGCATCTCGGGCGTGATATGAGTGCAGCCGTCGTCGATCGCATTCGGCGGGATCGCGACGTCCACGCTCTCGTCGCGCACCGCGCTCGCCAGCTCGCGCAGGCTGTTCGAAGCAAAGAACGCCGCCGCATCGACGTGCAGGCCGACTTGGCGCAGGCGCTCCAGCGCTGCGACCACAAGCAGCGAGTGCCCGCCCAGCTCGAAGAAGTTGTCGTTGCGGCCGACGCGCTCGACGTTCAGCAGCTCGCGCCACACCGCCGCCAGCGTCAGCTCGACATCGCCCGCCGGCGCTTCGTACGCGCGCGAGGCGTACGCGCCGTCGTCGGGTGCCGGGAGCACGCGGCGGTCGAGCTTTCCGTGCGCGGTCAGCGGCAGCGCGTCAAGCTGCACGTACGCGGCCGGAACCATGTAGTCGGGCAGGGTCGCGGCGAGGTAGTCGCGCAGCTCCTCCGCGCTCAACGGCGCCGGCGCGGCGTAGTAGGCCACCAGCCGCTTCTCGCCGTGCCGATCGTCGAGCGGCACGACTGCCGCTTCACGCACCGCCGGATGCGCGCCGAGCCGGGCCTCGATCTCGCCGAGCTCGATGCGGAATCCGCGGATCTTCACCTGGAAGTCGTTGCGGCCCAAGAACTCGATGTTGCCGTCCGGCAGGTATCGGGCGAGGTCGCCGGACTTGTACAGCCGGTCGCCGTTCACGAACGGGTTCGCGATGAAGCGCTCCGCCGTGAGGTCGTCGCGGTTCAGATAACCCTGCGCGACCTGCGCGCCGCCGATGTACAGCTCGCCGCCGACGCCGATCGGGGCCGGCTCCATGCGCGCGTCCAAGATGTAGATGCGCGTATTCGCGAACGGCCGGCCGATGCAGTTCGCCACGCCGTTCAGCGCGATGCCGTCGACGCGGTAGCGCGTGCTGACGATCACCGCTTCGGTCGGCCCGTAGAGCTCGAACACCCGCGCTTTCGGGAAGCGCTCGCGCAGCTTGATCAACAGCCGCTCGGGGACCGCCTCGCCGCCGACCAGCACGGTGTGGAGCGAGCGGTACTCGCCCGCGCCGAGCGCGTCGAGCCAAGCTTCCATCAGCGTCGGCACGGCGTGGAACACGGTCGCGTGCTGCGTGCGCGCGCGCAGCTGCTCCGGGTCTTTCACCTGCGCGTTCGTCAGCAACAGGCTGCAGCCGCCGTTGATGAGCGGCATGAGCAGCTCGAAGAGCGCGATGTCGAACGCCGGCGAGGCGAGGTTCGTGACGACGTCGCCGTCGCCGAAGCCGAGATCGCGCTGCACGCCGAGCAGCCGCGAGCAGAGCTGTCCGTGGCTGACCATCACGCCCTTCGGCGCACCGGTCGAACCGGAGGTGTAGATGACGTAAGCGACATCCGAGGAGCCGGCGGCGCCGCGCAGGTTCGCGGTGGGCTCCGCCGCCCAGCCGGCGGCGTCGGCGACGACGTCGACGACGCGCGCCGGCGAGCGGTGCAGCAGCTCGGCGCGCTCGGCGGCGGCGCGCGCGTGCGTCAGCACGACGTGCGGCGCCGCGTCGGCCAGCATGTAGGAGAGGCGCTCGTGCGGATACGCCGGATCGAGCGGCACGTACGTGCCGCCTGCCTTGAGCACCGCCAGCACCCCGGTGACGAGCTCCGGACTGCGCTCCATCAGCACGCCGACGCGTGTCTGCGCTTGCACGCCGACCTTTTGCAGGTACCGCGCCAAGCGATTTGCGCGCGCGTTGAGCTCGGCGTAGCTCACGCGCACGCCGTCGAACTCGACCGCCGGCGCTTCCGGCGCGCGCGCGGCCTGCTCTTCGAACAGCTGGTGCACGCGGCGGTCGGTGGGGTACGGACGTTCGGTCGCGTTCCACTCCACCAGCAGCTGCGCGCGCTCGCGCTCGGGGACGACTTCGATGCTCACCAGCGCTCGCGCCGGCTCGTTTTGCAGCGCGTCGGCGACGCCGGCCAGCGCCGCCTGCATGTATCCGCACAAGCGATCCGGGTCGACCGAGGCGTCCGACTTCACCGAGAGGCTCAGCTCGTCGCCGTGGTCGTTGACCGACATCCCGATCGGGTAGTTCGTCCGCTCCTCGCCGCCGCTCGCCGCGAAGCCCTTCCAGGCTTCGTCGTCGCCGCTCTTGCGCGGCTTGCCGTGGCGGTAGTTCAGCAGCGCGCTGAACAGCGGCGTCGACGCCGGAACGGCGCTGCACGCCTGCGCCAGTGTCAGCGGAGCGTGCTCGTGGCGCAGCAGCTGCGCAAGCAGCAACTGCGTCTCCTCGACGCTTTCGCGCACGCCGCGCGCGCCGATCTTGAGCCGCACCGGGAGCGTGTTCATGAACATGCCGAGCGCACGGCCCGAGCCTTCGCCCTGCATGCGCCCGAACAGCAGCGTGCCGAACACGACGTCGTCGCGGCCGGAGACCCGTGCCAGCACGCGCGCCCACGCGACGTGGCAGATGCTGGCGGTGCTGACACCGGTCGAGCGCGCGACCGTGCGCAAGCGCTCCCCGAGCGCCGCATCGACGACTTGGTACGTCTGCCGCGTCGTCGAGCCGTCGCGGCGCACGTCGACTAGGCCGAAAGGCGCGGTCGGCTCGTCGACGTCGGCGAGCATCTCGCGGAAGAACTGCTCGTGCTCTTCGCGGCTGACGCCGAGCTTCGCTTGGGCGATGAAGTTCCGGAACGGCACCGGGACCGGCAGCTCGTGCGCTCGCCCGAGCAGATGCGCTTCGACTTCGTGCTCCATCACCTCCATCGCGGTGTGGTCGCCGAGCAGGTGGTGCTTGAGCAGCACCATCGCCCACCCGTCACCGTCGCTACCGGCGTCGCGCGCGACGTATGCGCGCATGATCGGCGCCTGCCGCACGTCGAGCCGGAAGCGGCGCGGGTTGAAGCGCTCCGCCAGCTGCCCCGCGACGTCGCCCGCGGCCGGGTCGACGCTGACTTCTTCCACCGCCAGCGGCGCACGGCGCAGCACGACCTGTACCGGCTCGGGCAAGCCCTCCCACAGAACCGCGGTGCGCAGCACGTCGTGCCGCGCGATCACGGAGTCCAGCGCGGCGAGATATGCGTCGACCCGCTCCCGGCTCTCGAAGCGGTACGTGCTTCGTCCGAGATACGGATCGCCCTCGCCGCCGAGGATGTGGTGGAACAGAATCCCTTCCTGCAGCGGCGCGAGCGGGTAGATATCTTGCACGTTTGCAGCGCCGCCCGGCACCGCCGCGACGACGGCGGCGATCTCGGACGCGCTGAGCTGCACGAGCGGCAGCATCTCCGGCGTGATCCGTGTGCAGCCGTCCGCGATCGCGTTCGGCGGGATGGCGACGTCCACACTTTCGTCGCGCACGGCGCTTGCCAGCTCGCGCAGCGTGTTTGAAGCAAAGAACGCCGCCGCATCGACGTGCAGCCCGACTTGGCGCAGGCGCTCGAGCGCCGCGACGACCAGCAGCGAGTGACCGCCCAGCTCGAAGAAGTTGTCGTTCCGGCCGACGCGCTCGACGCCCAGCAGCTCGCGCCATACCGCGGCGAGCGTGATCTCCGTTTCACCGGCGGGCGCTTCGTACGCGCGGGATGCGTAGGCGGCGTCATCGGGCGCCGGCAGCGCGCGGCGGTCGAGCTTGCCGTGCGCGGTCAGCGGCAGCGCGTCGAGCTGCACGTACGCGGCCGGAATCATGTACTCAGGCAACGCCGCGGCAACGTGACCGCGCAACTCGTCCGCTGCCAGCGGCTCGCGCGCGACATAGTACGCCACCAGCCGCCTCTCGCCGTCGCGGCCTTCGAGCGGCACGACTGCCGCTTCACGCACCGCCGGATGCGCGGCGAGCCGGGCCTCGATCTCGCCGAGCTCGATCCGGAAGCCGCGAATCTTCACCTGGAAGTCGTTGCGGCCGAGGAACTCGATGTTGCCGTCCGGCAAGTACCGCGCGAGGTCGCCCGTCTTGTAGAGACGATCACCTTCCACGAACGGGCTCGCGATGAAGCGCTCCGCCGTCAGGTCGGCGCGATTGAGGTAACATTGCGCGATCTGAGCGCCGCCGATGTACAGCTCACCGCCGACGCCGATCGGGGTTGGCTGCATGCACGCGTCGAGAACGTAGGCGCGCGTGTTCGCGAACGGCCGGCCGATGCAATGTGCAACGCCGTTCGGTGCAGCACCGTCCGCACGATACCGTGTGCTGATGATCACCGCTTCCGTCGGGCCGTAGAATTCGAACACGCGCGCTTTCGGGAAGCGCTCGCGCAGCTTGATCAACAGCCGCTCCGGGACCGCCTCGCCGCCGACGAGCAGCGTGTGCAGCGAGCCGTACTCGCTCGCGCCGAGCGAGTCGAGCCAGGCTTCCATGAGCGTCGGCACCGCGTGGAACACGGTCGCGTGCTGCGTCCGCGCGCGCAGCTGCTCCGGGTCTTTCACCTGCGCGTTCGTCAGCAACAGGCTGCAGCCGCCGGTCGTCAGCGGCATCAGCAACTCGAACAGCGCGATGTCGAACGCCGGCGATGCGAGGTTCGGCATCACGTCGGCGGGGCCGAAGCTCAGGTCGAGCTGCGCGCCGAGCAGCCGCGAGCAGAGCTGCTCGTGGGTGACGACGACGCCCTTCGGCGCGCCGGTCGAGCCGGAGGTGTAGATCACGTACGCCGGGTCTGAGGGCGCCGCGGCGCCCTGCAGATCCGACGCCTGCATCGCCGACCAGTCACTTGCGCCGGCAGAGACGTCGACAACGCGAACCGCCGACTGCCGGATCGGCTCCAGGCGGTCCGGCGCGACGCGGCCGTGCGTGAGCACGACCGGCGGCGCCGCATCGGCAAGCATGGAGGACAGGCGGTCATCCGGGTACGCCGGATCGAGCGGGACGTACGTGCCGCCCGCCTTCAGCACCGCGAGCACGCCGGTGACGAATTCAAAACTGCGCTCCATCAGCACGCCGACGAGCGTTTGCGCTTGCACGCCGAGCGATTGCAGGTGCCGCGCCAAGCGGTTCGCCTGGGCGTTGAGCTCAGCATAGCTGATCCGCTCGCCGTCGAACTCCAGCGCGACCGATTCCGGCGCGCGCACAACCTGCTCTTCGAAGAGCTGATGCACGCAGCGTGCCGCATCGTAGGCGCGTTCGGTGGCGTTCCACTCGTAGACCACCTGCGCGCGCTCGCGCTCGGGAACTACCTCGACGCTCGCCAGCGCGCGCGCGGGTTCCCGCTCCAGCGCCTCGACGACGCCGGCCAGCGCCGTCTGCATGTAGCCGCACAACCGGTCGGGGTCGACCGATTCGTCGGACTTCACCGACAGGCTCAGCTCGTCGCCGTGGTCGTTGACCGACATCCCGACCGGGTAGTTGGTGCGCTCCTCGCCGCTCAGGACCGCGATGCCCTGCCATGCCCGATCGGCATCGGCGGAGGTCTCGCTCTTGCGCGCGCCGTGTCGATAGTTCAACAGCGAGCTGAACAGCGGCGTCGAGCCCGGCACCGCGCTGCAGCGCTGCGCGAGCGCCAGCGGCGCGTGCTCGTGCCGCAAGAGCTGCGCGAGCAACACGTGCGCGTCCTCGACGCTCTCGCGCACGCTCTTGCCGACCCGCAAGCGCACGGGCAGCGTGTTCATGAACATTCCGATCGCGCGGTCCGCGCCTTCGGCTTGCATGCGGCCGAACAGCAGCGTGCCGAACACGACGTCGTCGCGGCCGGAGACCCGCGCGAGGACGCGCGCCCACGCGACGTGGCAGACGCTCGCCGCGCTCACGCCGGCGGCGCGCGCGACGGCGCGCAGGCGCTCCGCGAGCGCCGCGTCGACGACTTGGTACGTCTGCCGCGTCGTCGAGCCGTCGCGGCGCACGTCGACCAACCCGAACGGCGCGGTCGGCTCGTCGACGTCCACGAGCATCTCGCGGAAGAACTGCTCGTGCTCTTCGCGGCTCACGCCCAAGCGCGCTTGCGCGATGAAGTTCCGGAACGGCACCGGCTCCGCCAGCTCGTCAGCGCGCCCGAGCAGATGCATCTGGACTTCGTGCTCCATCACCTCCATCGCGGTGTGGTCGCCGAGCAGGTGGTGCTTGAGCAAGACCATCGCCCACCCGTCGCCGGCGTCGCGCGCGACGTACGCGCGCATGATCGGCGCCTGCCGCACGTCGAGCCTGAAGTGGCGCGGGTTGAAGCGCTCCGCGAGCTGCTCCGCGACGTCGCCGGCGGCCGGATCGACGGTCACTTCTTCGACGGCGAGCGGCGCGCGGCGCAGCACCACTTGAACGGGCTCGGGGAGATTCTCCCACACCACCGCCGTGCACAGCACGTCGTGCCGCGCGATCACCGACTCCAGCGCGTTGAGATACGCGTCCAGACGCTCGCGGCTCTCGAAGCGATACGCCGTCCGCGAGAGGTACGGATCGCCCTCGCCGCCGAGCAGATGATGGAACAGCACGCCTTCCTGCAGCGGCGCGAGCGGGTAGACGTCTTGCACGTTCGCCGCGCCGCCCGGCACCGCCGTGACGATCCCGGCGATCTCCGTTACGGTGAGCTGCACCAGCGGCAGCATCTCCGGCGCGATGTGCGTGCAGCCCTCGGGGATCGCGTTCGGCGGGATTGCGACTTCCGAGCTCTCGTCCTTCACGGCAGCGGCCAGCTCTTTGAGCGTCCCTGACGCGAAGAACGCCGCCGCATCGACGTGCAGGCCGGCTTGCCGCAAGCGCTCGAGCGCCGCGACGACCAGCAGCGAGTGCCCGCCCAGCTCGAAGAAGTTGTCGTTGCGCCCGACGC
Coding sequences:
- a CDS encoding amino acid adenylation domain-containing protein, which encodes MKSDQIVAMLSEQNVSLAVDGDELVVRGEQERLDSALIDLLRQNKAELLEFLRAGAAASPLVTLSAAEMASVIAAVPGGAENVQDVYPLAPLQDGILFHHLLSGEGDPYLSCETYWFENRERLDAYLAALQRAIARHDALRTAILWEGLAEPVQVVLRSAPLVVEEITGGFGDGDVAEQLAARFSPRHYRLDLRQAPLLRAFVAREPHGECWAMVLLEHHVWGDNTSVQLLRREIEAHLLGRTDDLPAPVSFGDFIAQARRGVSREEHELFFRELLADVDEPTAPFGLIDAQRDGSRIREASASVDGALAERLRSAARANGVSTASVVHVAWARVLARVSGRDDVVFGTVLFGRGEGEGVERALGMFTNTLPVRARIDGGVGASVEAMQTLLAQLLRHEHAPLTLAQACSAVPASTPLFSSLLNYRHGAAPSAQAGGAWDGVSLLGGEERTNYPIGVSVNDTGAELKLSVKSDASVDPERLCGYVQTALAGVVEALERDAARTLASVEVVPEPERARVLYEWNATEHPFGDDRFVHELFEEQAWRAPKAVALEFDGARLSYGELNARANRLARHLRMLGVQAQTRVGVLMERSLELVVGVLAVLKAGAVYVPLDPAYPEERLAFMLADAAPPVVLTHPHVARDRAELLRQAAVRVVDVVADADAWSWEPECNPPALAAPSDPAYVIYTSGSTGAPKGVMVSHEQLCSRLLGAQLDLRLGRADVVTNLASPAFDIALFELLMPLVTGGRSLLLGAADVRDLAQLRARTRRATVFHAVPTLMEAWLDAIGPSEYGALHTLLVGGEAVPQRLLRKLTERFPQARVFELYGPTEAVIVSTRYRADGTPLEGVANCIGRPFANTRTYVLDARMQPAPIGVGGELYVGGAQVALGYLNRDDLTAERFIASPFVDGDRLYKTGDLARYLPDSNIEFLGRNDFQVKIRGFRIELGEIEARLWSYPGVRDIAVIALEDRAGEKRLVAYYTAGAAAGAPDAPSAEDLRGHVAATLPDYMIPAAYVHLAALPLTAHGKLDRRALPAPDEDAYVSRAYEAPAGDVELTLAAVWRELLGVERVGRNDNFFELGGHSLLVVAALERLRQVGLHVDAAAFFASTTLSELASAVREESLQVAIPPNAIPDGCTAIAPEMLPLVALNAAEIAAVVSAVPGGAANVQDVYPLAPLQEGVLFHHLLGGEGDPYLSRTVYRFESRARLDAYLQALEAVIARHDVLRTAVVWEGLSEPVQVVLRRAPLTVEEVSADPAAGDVGEQLAARFDPRSFRLDVRQAPIMRAYVARGAGEAWAMVLLKHHLLGDHTAMELMQAEVEAHLLGRADALPEPVPFRNFIAQARLGVSREEHELFFRELLEDVDEPTAPYGLVDVRRDGSATRQAFEVVDAALAHRLRSVARSIGVSTASICHVAWARVLARVSGRDDVVFGTLMFGRMQGAGSDRALGMFMNTLPVRLKTGGRGVRESVDEAQLLLAQLLRHEHASLALAQRCSAVPGSLPLFTALLNYRHDDSDTTGDAWEGITVEEAEERTNYPIGMSVNDHGGGALSLSVKSDASVDPSRLSAYMQTALAGVVEALERDPARPLTSVEVVPEDERARVLVEWNATERDYAAARCVHELFEDQASRAPESVALEMDGERLSYGELDARANRLARHLRTLGVQARTRVGVLMERSPEFVVAVLGVLKAGGAYVPLDPAYPSERLAFMLGDAAPPVVLTHGRVARERADVLSLTSARVVDVVADDRHWSAESDANLPGAAGPSDLAYVIYTSGSTGAPKGVMVSHEQLSSRLLGAQLDLGFRPADVVTNLASPAFDIALFELLMPLTTGGCSLLLSSAQVKDLEQLRARTQHATVFHAVPTLMEAWLDALGASEYGSLHTLLVGGEAVPERLLRKLTQRFPAARVFEFYGPTEAVIISTRFRADGSPLEGVANCIGRPFANTRTYILDARMQPAPIGVAAELYIGGAQVAQGYLNRADLTAERFIASPFVDGDRLYKTGDLARYLPDGNIEFLGRNDFQVKIRGFRIELGEIEARLWSYPGVRDVAVVALEDRTGEKRLAAYYTAPTALSAEELRGHVAATLPDYMIPAAYVQLDALPLTAHGKLDRRALPAPDDGAYVSHAYEAPAGDTELTLAAVWRELLGVERVGRNDNFFELGGHSLLVVAALERLRQAGLHVDAAAFFASGTLKELAAAVKDESSEVAIPPNAIPEGCTHIAPEMLPLVQLTVTEIAGIVTAVPGGAANVQDVYPLAPLQEGVLFHHLLGGEGDPYLSRTAYRFESRERLDAYLNALESVIARHDVLCTAVVWENLPEPVQVVLRRAPLAVEEVTVDPAAGDVAEQLAERFNPRHFRLDVRQAPIMRAYVARDAGDGWAMVLLKHHLLGDHTAMEVMEHEVQMHLLGRADELAEPVPFRNFIAQARLGVSREEHEQFFREMLVDVDEPTAPFGLVDVRRDGSTTRQTYQVVDAALAERLRAVARAAGVSAASVCHVAWARVLARVSGRDDVVFGTLLFGRMQAEGADRAIGMFMNTLPVRLRVGKSVRESVEDAHVLLAQLLRHEHAPLALAQRCSAVPGSTPLFSSLLNYRHGARKSETSADADRAWQGIAVLSGEERTNYPVGMSVNDHGDELSLSVKSDESVDPDRLCGYMQTALAGVVEALEREPARALASVEVVPERERAQVVYEWNATERAYDAARCVHQLFEEQVVRAPESVALEFDGERISYAELNAQANRLARHLQSLGVQAQTLVGVLMERSFEFVTGVLAVLKAGGTYVPLDPAYPDDRLSSMLADAAPPVVLTHGRVAPDRLEPIRQSAVRVVDVSAGASDWSAMQASDLQGAAAPSDPAYVIYTSGSTGAPKGVVVTHEQLCSRLLGAQLDLSFGPADVMPNLASPAFDIALFELLMPLTTGGCSLLLTNAQVKDPEQLRARTQHATVFHAVPTLMEAWLDSLGASEYGSLHTLLVGGEAVPERLLIKLRERFPKARVFEFYGPTEAVIISTRYRADGAAPNGVAHCIGRPFANTRAYVLDACMQPTPIGVGGELYIGGAQIAQCYLNRADLTAERFIASPFVEGDRLYKTGDLARYLPDGNIEFLGRNDFQVKIRGFRIELGEIEARLAAHPAVREAAVVPLEGRDGERRLVAYYVAREPLAADELRGHVAAALPEYMIPAAYVQLDALPLTAHGKLDRRALPAPDDAAYASRAYEAPAGETEITLAAVWRELLGVERVGRNDNFFELGGHSLLVVAALERLRQVGLHVDAAAFFASNTLRELASAVRDESVDVAIPPNAIADGCTRITPEMLPLVQLSASEIAAVVAAVPGGAANVQDIYPLAPLQEGILFHHILGGEGDPYLGRSTYRFESRERVDAYLAALDSVIARHDVLRTAVLWEGLPEPVQVVLRRAPLAVEEVSVDPAAGDVAGQLAERFNPRRFRLDVRQAPIMRAYVARDAGSDGDGWAMVLLKHHLLGDHTAMEVMEHEVEAHLLGRAHELPVPVPFRNFIAQAKLGVSREEHEQFFREMLADVDEPTAPFGLVDVRRDGSTTRQTYQVVDAALGERLRTVARSTGVSTASICHVAWARVLARVSGRDDVVFGTLLFGRMQGEGSGRALGMFMNTLPVRLKIGARGVRESVEETQLLLAQLLRHEHAPLTLAQACSAVPASTPLFSALLNYRHGKPRKSGDDEAWKGFAASGGEERTNYPIGMSVNDHGDELSLSVKSDASVDPDRLCGYMQAALAGVADALQNEPARALVSIEVVPERERAQLLVEWNATERPYPTDRRVHQLFEEQAARAPEAPAVEFDGVRVSYAELNARANRLARYLQKVGVQAQTRVGVLMERSPELVTGVLAVLKAGGTYVPLDPAYPHERLSYMLADAAPHVVLTHARAAAERAELLHRSPARVVDVVADAAGWAAEPTANLRGAAGSSDVAYVIYTSGSTGAPKGVMVSHGQLCSRLLGVQRDLGFGDGDVVTNLASPAFDIALFELLMPLINGGCSLLLTNAQVKDPEQLRARTQHATVFHAVPTLMEAWLDALGAGEYRSLHTVLVGGEAVPERLLIKLRERFPKARVFELYGPTEAVIVSTRYRVDGIALNGVANCIGRPFANTRIYILDARMEPAPIGVGGELYIGGAQVAQGYLNRDDLTAERFIANPFVNGDRLYKSGDLARYLPDGNIEFLGRNDFQVKIRGFRIELGEIEARLGAHPAVREAAVVPLDDRHGEKRLVAYYAAPAPLSAEELRDYLAATLPDYMVPAAYVQLDALPLTAHGKLDRRVLPAPDDGAYASRAYEAPAGDVELTLAAVWRELLNVERVGRNDNFFELGGHSLLVVAALERLRQVGLHVDAAAFFASNSLRELASAVRDESVDVAIPPNAIDDGCTHITPEMLPLVQLSASEIAAVVAAVPGGAANVQDIYPLAPLQEGILFHHILGGEGDPYLGRSTYRFESRERLDAYLAALE